A genomic region of Lodderomyces elongisporus chromosome 5, complete sequence contains the following coding sequences:
- the VMA8 gene encoding H(+)-transporting V1 sector ATPase subunit D (BUSCO:EOG09264IMV), translated as MSGAGNREQVFPTRMTLGVMKTKLKGAQQGHSLLKRKSEALTKRFRDITQRIDDAKTKMGRVMQTAAFSLAEVSYATGDNIGYQVQESVQKARFTVQAKQENVSGVYLPTFDSHINEDINDFKLTGLGRGGQQIQKAKMVYTRAVETLVELASLQTAFIILDEVIKVTNRRVNAIEHVIIPRTENTIAYINSELDELDREEFYRLKKVQEKKQEAAAAAEAEDKLALAEAEGDTDVGGVTRNAEKLDIKADAKSTVLEETEDDVIF; from the coding sequence ATGTCTGGAGCTGGAAATCGTGAACAGGTGTTCCCCACACGTATGACACTTGGTGttatgaaaacaaaactaaaaGGTGCACAACAGGGCCATTCGTTGTTGAAGAGAAAATCCGAGGCATTGACCAAGAGATTTAGAGATATTACACAGAGGATAGATGATGCCAAAACCAAGATGGGCCGAGTGATGCAGACTGCTGCTTTCTCGCTTGCCGAAGTGTCATATGCTACAGGTGATAACATTGGATACCAAGTTCAAGAATCTGTACAAAAAGCTCGTTTCACAGTGCAGGCCAAGCAGGAAAACGTTTCCGGTGTTTACTTGCCTACTTTTGATAGTCATATTAACGAGGATATCAATGACTTTAAATTGACTGGATTGGGTCGTGGTGGACAACAGATTCAAAAGGCGAAAATGGTGTACACGAGAGCAGTGGAGACTTTGGTTGAGTTGGCTTCGTTGCAAACTGCATTTATTATCTTGGACGAGGTTATCAAGGTGACCAATAGAAGAGTTAATGCAATTGAGCATGTGATTATCCCCAGAACCGAAAACACCATTGCTTATATCAACTCAGAGTTGGATGAATTGGACAGAGAAGAGTTTTATAGGTTGAAGAAAGTGCAGGAGAAGAAACAGGAGGCAGCAGCGGCAGCCGAGGCGGAGGATAAATTGGCATTGGCTGAGGCCGAAGGTGACACTGATGTCGGTGGAGTGACACGTAATGCAGAGAAGTTGGACATCAAGGCCGATGCAAAAAGTACAGTTTTGGAAGAGACCGAAGACGATGTTATTTTTTAG